The following proteins come from a genomic window of Enterobacter chengduensis:
- a CDS encoding colicin E3/pyocin S6 family cytotoxin yields MGYRTDNYGRGQALENDKTTTGARCIASITDSTEFGRRILRVGDKTTPCPKCGKQGVIVSGEPRVSFHGVPVAVHGSKVHCDCPPGTNWVIAPAGQWLGRGRDPVDIAREEHAAKLAAEKQAEEKRREEERERNRVFAKSCLRGNGCNDAGDRREPHTNFADMAFFQAISASDPATDTEALQHAQTAKKKKSEDIPKPKKRSALYRWWNGNHEEMDYQAAVATAAAATRAQTATAGASLLEQIAGRGLTYGTWAVRGAAGLGEIAAAGPGAPIAGLLVGMYPGRLNDGEQDFIDRMRAEQMREAPTRVRFTWEKDARGNPVPRGWHTPPGRDNVRVRKMDYDSTLQAYTFTTEEEPRITIIWTPDNSGVNTPSNTGNHARPVLPNPVIVDPLPDNSGITATTSPAPEEKSFADYILILPVPDLPPIYIYLNSDHKYYTPPKGNPALPAFPDAKKAQAKTPVKGGGKLRNRWKDSSGRIYEWDSQHGTVEMYDRSGRNHLGEFNYVTGEQTKPADPSRKVEK; encoded by the coding sequence ATGGGATATCGTACAGATAACTATGGGCGCGGGCAGGCGCTTGAGAATGACAAAACAACCACCGGCGCCAGGTGTATTGCTTCCATCACGGACAGCACCGAATTTGGGCGCAGAATCCTCAGGGTAGGTGATAAAACCACGCCCTGCCCCAAATGTGGAAAGCAGGGCGTGATCGTATCAGGTGAGCCGCGCGTAAGTTTTCATGGTGTACCAGTAGCCGTTCATGGGTCAAAAGTGCATTGTGATTGCCCGCCTGGTACGAATTGGGTTATTGCCCCTGCAGGGCAGTGGCTTGGGCGTGGACGAGATCCCGTAGATATTGCCAGGGAAGAACACGCCGCAAAGTTGGCAGCAGAAAAGCAGGCCGAAGAAAAACGCAGGGAGGAAGAAAGGGAGCGCAACCGGGTATTTGCAAAATCCTGCCTGCGCGGTAACGGCTGTAATGATGCTGGCGATCGGCGCGAACCCCACACCAATTTTGCTGATATGGCTTTTTTTCAGGCCATATCGGCCAGCGACCCGGCAACCGATACAGAAGCCCTCCAGCACGCGCAGACCGCCAAAAAGAAAAAGTCAGAAGATATTCCTAAACCGAAAAAACGCAGCGCTCTTTATCGCTGGTGGAACGGAAACCATGAAGAAATGGATTATCAGGCCGCCGTTGCAACTGCTGCAGCTGCTACCCGTGCGCAGACGGCCACGGCAGGCGCCAGCCTGCTGGAGCAAATAGCGGGCCGGGGGCTGACATATGGCACATGGGCGGTGCGCGGTGCTGCCGGGCTGGGAGAAATCGCCGCCGCTGGTCCTGGTGCACCGATCGCCGGTCTGCTGGTCGGGATGTATCCTGGCCGCCTGAACGACGGTGAGCAGGATTTTATCGACCGCATGCGCGCGGAACAGATGCGGGAAGCGCCAACCCGCGTGCGGTTTACGTGGGAGAAAGATGCGAGAGGGAACCCGGTGCCGCGTGGCTGGCATACACCGCCGGGCCGGGATAACGTGCGCGTAAGAAAAATGGACTATGACAGCACGCTGCAGGCGTACACATTCACCACGGAGGAAGAACCGCGCATAACCATCATCTGGACGCCGGATAACAGCGGAGTTAACACGCCGTCGAATACGGGCAACCATGCGCGGCCGGTGCTGCCGAACCCGGTGATCGTTGACCCGCTGCCGGATAATAGCGGCATAACAGCCACCACCAGCCCGGCGCCGGAAGAAAAAAGCTTCGCGGATTACATCCTGATCCTGCCGGTGCCGGATCTGCCGCCGATATATATTTATTTAAACTCTGACCACAAATATTACACGCCCCCAAAAGGTAACCCAGCCTTACCTGCATTCCCGGATGCTAAAAAAGCACAGGCAAAAACGCCAGTGAAGGGAGGGGGGAAACTGCGAAACCGTTGGAAAGATTCCTCAGGAAGAATTTACGAATGGGATTCACAACATGGCACAGTTGAAATGTACGATCGTTCCGGTCGAAATCATCTAGGCGAATTTAACTACGTCACAGGCGAACAGACGAAGCCTGCCGACCCATCCAGAAAGGTGGAAAAATGA
- a CDS encoding YlcI/YnfO family protein — protein MATKSINAKSKRFDVRVPHEIADAVEKLKNKDESTGQFVVAALEAEIKKRQSAITQKK, from the coding sequence ATGGCGACTAAATCTATCAATGCAAAATCAAAAAGATTCGATGTGCGTGTGCCTCATGAAATAGCTGATGCTGTAGAAAAACTTAAAAATAAGGATGAAAGCACAGGCCAATTTGTCGTTGCAGCCCTAGAGGCAGAAATAAAGAAACGCCAATCTGCCATTACCCAAAAAAAATAA
- a CDS encoding site-specific integrase, which produces MEPFKFTKSKLAELPAAPKGKQVDYHDSHVKGLRLRVGASGIKTFCVVRKVKGAFIRASLGRFPEITIEQARAKALDKLGDIGMTGQNPNVVSREESLSNVTLRDALELYIKTRGHRLKSATANQYRGLLQNFSGDWLDRPMANISRDDVFNRHKNITDGTVWFGERLSKLRTGVGKGSRSQADLWGRALRAVYNFANDNYRDQLGSKLLPEPPTVVLSSKRQWHGLVRKNTRIRNKDLGRWLKSVEFVRKHAMNIRDDHALSICDAIDMALFTGLRRGEVFGLEWERVNLAGGYFWIDKTKNGEPLELPITKTLQAIFERRLAFKNKNSKFVFPALRGGVITDPRKVIDKIVMATASGEFEGEPPINFTCHDARRTFATIAELSGVGTYILKRLMNHKSGRVSDVTAGYISLPVEELVEPAARIELKIMQEAGIQIPFINTKELLSKLSDEDKSKLLEELLRERK; this is translated from the coding sequence GTGGAACCATTCAAGTTTACAAAGTCAAAGCTTGCAGAGCTACCAGCAGCCCCTAAAGGCAAACAAGTTGATTATCATGATTCTCACGTCAAAGGGCTGCGGTTACGAGTTGGAGCTTCAGGAATCAAAACTTTCTGCGTAGTTAGGAAAGTCAAAGGCGCATTCATTCGTGCGAGCTTAGGGAGATTTCCTGAAATCACGATTGAGCAAGCTAGAGCTAAGGCTTTGGATAAGCTTGGTGACATTGGTATGACAGGGCAAAACCCAAATGTTGTATCTCGTGAGGAAAGTCTTTCTAATGTAACTCTGCGTGACGCTCTTGAGTTGTACATCAAGACTCGTGGGCATCGACTCAAATCGGCAACTGCGAATCAGTATCGAGGACTATTACAGAACTTTTCTGGTGATTGGTTAGATAGGCCTATGGCAAATATCTCACGTGACGATGTATTTAACCGTCATAAAAATATTACAGATGGTACTGTTTGGTTTGGGGAACGCTTATCTAAACTCAGAACAGGAGTAGGTAAGGGTAGCCGCTCTCAAGCTGATCTTTGGGGCCGTGCATTAAGAGCTGTTTATAATTTTGCAAATGATAACTATAGAGATCAACTTGGTAGCAAATTACTCCCTGAGCCACCAACGGTAGTTTTAAGTAGCAAGCGGCAATGGCATGGCTTGGTCAGAAAGAATACACGTATTCGTAATAAAGATTTAGGTCGTTGGTTGAAGTCCGTTGAATTTGTTCGAAAGCATGCTATGAACATAAGGGATGATCACGCATTATCTATCTGTGATGCTATCGATATGGCACTATTTACTGGTTTACGAAGAGGTGAAGTATTCGGACTTGAATGGGAAAGAGTTAATTTAGCAGGTGGTTATTTTTGGATTGATAAAACTAAAAATGGGGAACCGTTAGAATTACCCATTACTAAAACATTACAGGCTATTTTTGAAAGACGTCTAGCTTTTAAAAACAAAAACTCAAAATTTGTTTTCCCTGCATTGAGAGGTGGAGTGATCACCGATCCCCGTAAAGTTATAGATAAAATTGTTATGGCTACAGCATCAGGTGAATTTGAAGGTGAGCCACCTATTAATTTCACTTGCCATGATGCTCGGCGTACATTTGCAACAATAGCAGAGTTGAGTGGTGTAGGAACTTATATTTTGAAAAGGCTTATGAATCACAAATCAGGCAGGGTTTCAGATGTGACAGCTGGTTATATAAGTCTTCCTGTCGAAGAATTAGTTGAGCCAGCTGCAAGGATAGAATTGAAAATTATGCAAGAGGCTGGCATTCAAATTCCATTTATCAATACTAAGGAGTTGTTATCTAAATTATCTGATGAAGATAAATCTAAGCTTCTTGAAGAATTACTAAGGGAGAGAAAATGA
- a CDS encoding HNH endonuclease signature motif containing protein, whose translation MSGTWLSDASKGNGSPVPTQIADRLRGRTFANFDQFRNAFWLEVSKDPELSKQFRGSNQTHIRKGNSPFTRDAERAGGRERLEIHHIKPISQGGEVYNVDNMGITTPKRHIEIHSTWKSK comes from the coding sequence GTGAGCGGAACATGGCTTTCAGATGCAAGTAAGGGAAACGGCTCACCAGTTCCAACTCAGATTGCTGACAGGCTGCGTGGACGGACGTTTGCGAACTTTGACCAGTTCCGTAATGCGTTTTGGTTAGAGGTTTCTAAAGATCCAGAGCTATCAAAGCAGTTTAGGGGCAGTAACCAAACCCATATACGCAAGGGTAACTCACCTTTCACCCGTGATGCGGAGCGTGCTGGAGGAAGGGAGCGCTTAGAAATTCATCACATTAAGCCTATAAGTCAAGGTGGAGAGGTTTACAACGTTGATAATATGGGCATAACCACACCCAAAAGGCATATTGAGATCCATTCTACGTGGAAGAGTAAATAA
- a CDS encoding septation initiation protein, producing the protein MNNTAENNNLSTFPAVTQQAMETLNTARSAWLEARRRQKASADNIATIRQRRAEMEATTNALNEEWRTLFRESQGVVSKEMKKLRTEIALGRETLEDFDELLAAQESENALLPQEAGKLAGQYISAHNTLVEIRAKQIWEDFMQAHGKALIQTLSLLKTTMGREASAVVGVVNSVNDPDTLLKDFIHKNITKPALTNDAMPDQDPVFKLAGVAPDYAARLDFSKQLSPAALHKMKIRQEQMLLQKNNSVSEGL; encoded by the coding sequence ATGAACAACACCGCAGAGAATAACAACCTTTCCACTTTTCCGGCTGTAACGCAGCAGGCAATGGAAACCCTGAACACAGCCAGAAGCGCATGGCTTGAAGCACGTCGTCGGCAGAAAGCGTCAGCGGATAATATTGCAACTATCCGCCAGCGCCGGGCTGAAATGGAAGCCACGACGAACGCACTGAATGAGGAGTGGCGCACGCTGTTTCGTGAAAGTCAGGGCGTTGTCTCAAAGGAAATGAAAAAGCTGCGCACGGAAATTGCGCTGGGACGCGAAACGCTTGAGGATTTTGATGAACTGCTGGCAGCTCAGGAAAGCGAAAATGCCTTATTACCGCAGGAAGCCGGGAAATTAGCCGGGCAGTATATCAGCGCACATAACACCCTTGTGGAAATTCGCGCAAAGCAAATCTGGGAAGACTTCATGCAGGCGCATGGTAAGGCATTAATCCAGACACTGAGCCTGCTCAAAACCACAATGGGGCGGGAAGCCAGTGCCGTTGTGGGGGTGGTGAATTCAGTTAATGACCCGGACACACTGCTGAAAGACTTTATTCATAAAAATATCACCAAACCGGCTCTCACTAACGATGCGATGCCGGACCAGGACCCTGTGTTTAAACTGGCGGGCGTAGCCCCGGATTATGCGGCCCGTTTGGATTTCAGTAAGCAACTATCCCCTGCTGCCCTGCATAAGATGAAGATACGTCAGGAACAGATGTTGCTGCAAAAAAACAATAGTGTATCGGAGGGTTTGTAA
- a CDS encoding DUF5375 family protein, with amino-acid sequence MNQPQVSIFPAEMTTALYRRAIASAWRQKTLNETGSDQYGPHSLTVERIEMAIALHIECALINEYGEAQGAAAALALLTDMLEPSQLTAPPVLTARGCEVMAELYRTLPAAFDDFCSTGVALYQGEV; translated from the coding sequence ATGAACCAGCCGCAGGTTTCCATTTTCCCGGCAGAAATGACCACCGCGCTGTACCGGCGGGCGATTGCGTCGGCATGGCGGCAGAAAACGCTGAACGAAACCGGCAGCGATCAGTATGGTCCGCACAGCCTGACGGTTGAGCGTATTGAAATGGCCATTGCGCTGCATATCGAATGCGCACTGATTAACGAGTACGGCGAAGCACAGGGAGCCGCTGCTGCGCTGGCACTGCTGACTGACATGCTGGAGCCGTCACAGCTGACCGCGCCGCCGGTACTGACCGCGCGCGGCTGTGAAGTGATGGCGGAGCTGTACCGCACGCTTCCGGCGGCCTTTGATGACTTCTGCAGCACAGGTGTGGCGCTGTATCAGGGGGAAGTATGA
- a CDS encoding DNA repair protein translates to MSTPIKRLEIIKNAIELEDDDIIQSQLTRLKNEAFDDELQAIVVALEEKNYTAAMAAITAWLQGQRAVTPWRDPQVAASKLELKALEERLRDLIDRRNARVQQLDEFNDLYFSRLGPLMQQILALRKTLAELNLRRQQAEARRREEDYRRCQRYMAQAVEVLATLTQRWRDLPADSVQAAEARKHLEQQSNLIANLLAEALELESGLTREEEPARQARDDANEEYEKYREQHHDAEVRLRKGKHLSEEDQNELKRLWRQASKLCHPDLVADDLKEEANSMMVQLNQAKQRGDVKAIRSLVARLQQGFEPLMASDRLNDLERIRKKMAQVREQIDTLVNELAELEKEESWLLVSSLSNMEAYFAQQEKALREVRASLEHQVNEAQLDSAA, encoded by the coding sequence ATGAGCACACCGATCAAACGGCTAGAAATCATTAAAAATGCCATTGAGCTGGAAGATGACGACATCATCCAGAGCCAGCTGACACGCCTGAAAAATGAAGCGTTTGACGATGAGCTACAGGCAATCGTCGTGGCGCTTGAGGAGAAGAACTACACCGCGGCGATGGCGGCCATTACCGCGTGGCTCCAGGGCCAGCGCGCCGTAACCCCGTGGCGCGACCCGCAGGTGGCCGCCAGCAAGCTGGAGCTGAAGGCGCTGGAAGAGCGTCTGCGCGATCTCATTGACCGCCGCAACGCCCGCGTGCAGCAGCTTGATGAGTTTAACGACCTCTACTTCTCGCGCCTCGGGCCGCTGATGCAGCAGATCCTCGCCCTGCGTAAAACGCTGGCCGAGCTCAACCTGCGCCGTCAGCAGGCGGAAGCGCGTCGTCGCGAGGAAGATTACCGTCGCTGCCAGCGCTATATGGCGCAGGCGGTGGAGGTGCTGGCGACGCTCACCCAGCGCTGGCGCGATCTCCCGGCCGACTCCGTCCAGGCCGCTGAGGCGCGTAAGCATCTGGAGCAGCAAAGCAATCTGATTGCCAACCTGCTGGCCGAAGCGCTGGAGCTGGAGAGCGGCTTAACGCGCGAAGAGGAGCCTGCGCGTCAGGCGCGCGACGACGCTAACGAAGAGTACGAGAAGTATCGTGAGCAGCATCACGATGCCGAGGTGCGGCTGCGGAAAGGGAAGCATCTTTCAGAAGAAGATCAGAACGAACTCAAGCGTCTCTGGCGGCAGGCGAGCAAGCTCTGCCACCCGGACCTGGTGGCGGACGATCTGAAAGAAGAAGCCAACAGCATGATGGTGCAGCTCAACCAGGCGAAGCAGCGCGGCGATGTGAAAGCCATTCGCTCGCTCGTGGCCCGCCTGCAGCAGGGCTTCGAGCCATTAATGGCAAGCGACAGGCTGAACGATCTGGAACGTATCCGCAAGAAAATGGCCCAGGTCCGCGAGCAGATCGACACCCTGGTAAACGAGCTGGCTGAGCTGGAGAAAGAGGAGTCCTGGCTGCTGGTCTCCTCGCTGAGCAACATGGAAGCGTACTTTGCCCAGCAGGAAAAAGCGCTGCGCGAGGTTCGCGCCTCGCTCGAACATCAGGTGAACGAAGCGCAGCTGGATTCGGCAGCCTGA
- a CDS encoding TOPRIM and DUF927 domain-containing protein translates to MTTQTVTQISAAARGKWPVILQMLRIDVPENGRHGPCPKCGGKDRFRLDDLDGRGTWICSQCGNGDGLDLVKLMTGYGVRKAAQEVAQVLNVPDVQELSVKPARQKAPKRDMSLTVAALMKESHTGESPYLTGKGFAGYPASLTGSVQHISGKDFPAGSLLLPLTTNAGAVTGAQLIAPTGEKSILPGSTMKGAFVALSPLPSEPPVQVVITEGYATALTVSQLTAGYVVAAISAGNLPNVAQALRARWPEVKIIIAGDNDFQDGGENPGRSFAERAAKAVGGWMTLPPGEIKADWNDFHREHGITRAREAFRNGLVLCGEGRTQLPHGFRLTQEYLWYEKQVQRNGETEIQNVKICNPLRVTAITCDADGGNFGRLLEWEDTWGERRRWAMPMEMLSGSGEELRRVLLVNGLSYISTTGEARARLMEYISLCKPERRVTCVSRTGWHGQVYVLQDEVSGEGAESVILQTTSVQGRDFRVSGTTEEWREHVSRYCTGNSRVAFAVSLAFAAPLLRLVGMDGGGYHLKGESTDGKTTTMKAATSVCGGPDYWQTWRATGNALEGCASRRNDAAMMLDEIREVDGREAGNIAYMLANGQGKGRAGTDGELRTRKQWRLLFFSTGELSLTEHAAKAGERTFAGMEVRMIQIPSDSGKFGVFEELHGFDSGKALAEHLEWATSSYYGSPFREWLKALTADLNGLTAQAKSLMKEYTAALTPKDAGNQVGRAVNRFALVAMAGELATRLGITGWPEGEALRATRVCLNAWLKDRGHTANQEDIAALEQVRSFFTANQYSRFADWHDERNRPGNMVGWRRVEKGSTAQGTEAVTTFYVMPSGWKEICRGFDPRKVARLCADRGYLLPSTDGKLQTTIRPPEMNPRRLYVFNSEVPG, encoded by the coding sequence ATGACAACACAGACGGTTACGCAGATTTCAGCCGCCGCGCGGGGGAAATGGCCCGTTATTCTGCAGATGCTGCGTATTGATGTTCCCGAAAACGGCAGGCACGGTCCCTGCCCGAAATGTGGGGGCAAGGATCGTTTTCGCCTCGATGACCTTGACGGGCGCGGGACGTGGATTTGCAGCCAGTGCGGCAATGGTGACGGTCTGGATCTGGTTAAGCTCATGACCGGTTACGGCGTCAGAAAGGCCGCGCAGGAGGTGGCGCAGGTGCTTAATGTGCCGGATGTGCAGGAACTGTCTGTTAAGCCTGCCAGGCAAAAAGCCCCTAAACGTGACATGAGCCTTACCGTGGCGGCGCTGATGAAAGAGAGCCACACGGGAGAAAGCCCCTATCTCACCGGAAAAGGGTTTGCCGGATACCCGGCCTCCCTGACCGGGAGCGTGCAGCATATCAGCGGTAAGGATTTTCCTGCCGGTTCCCTGCTGTTACCGCTCACCACCAACGCCGGAGCCGTGACCGGTGCGCAGCTTATCGCCCCGACGGGTGAAAAAAGCATACTGCCCGGCAGCACGATGAAAGGCGCGTTTGTGGCGCTCAGCCCGTTACCGTCTGAACCGCCAGTACAGGTGGTGATTACCGAAGGTTACGCCACGGCGCTGACGGTAAGCCAGCTCACTGCCGGGTACGTAGTGGCTGCCATATCTGCGGGCAACCTGCCCAACGTCGCACAGGCGCTGCGGGCACGCTGGCCTGAGGTAAAAATTATCATCGCCGGTGATAACGATTTTCAGGACGGGGGCGAGAATCCCGGCAGATCCTTTGCTGAACGTGCGGCAAAAGCCGTTGGCGGCTGGATGACGCTGCCACCGGGAGAGATTAAGGCCGACTGGAATGACTTCCATCGTGAGCACGGTATAACCCGTGCCCGTGAAGCCTTTCGTAACGGTCTGGTGCTGTGCGGGGAGGGCCGCACGCAGCTGCCGCACGGGTTCCGTCTTACCCAGGAATATCTCTGGTATGAAAAACAGGTACAGCGCAACGGTGAGACGGAGATCCAGAACGTCAAAATATGCAACCCGCTGCGCGTGACGGCAATCACCTGCGATGCCGATGGCGGTAACTTCGGACGACTGCTGGAGTGGGAAGATACGTGGGGTGAGCGCCGCCGCTGGGCGATGCCGATGGAAATGCTGAGCGGCAGCGGTGAGGAGCTGCGCCGGGTACTGCTGGTTAACGGGCTGTCCTATATCAGCACCACCGGCGAGGCCCGCGCACGCCTGATGGAATATATCTCGCTGTGTAAACCGGAACGCCGCGTGACCTGCGTCAGCCGTACCGGGTGGCATGGTCAGGTTTACGTCCTGCAGGATGAGGTCAGCGGTGAGGGTGCGGAAAGTGTCATTCTCCAGACCACTTCCGTGCAGGGGCGCGATTTCCGTGTGTCAGGCACAACGGAGGAATGGCGGGAGCACGTATCCCGTTACTGCACCGGCAACTCCCGCGTGGCGTTTGCCGTCAGTCTGGCCTTTGCTGCCCCCCTGTTACGGCTGGTTGGTATGGACGGCGGCGGCTACCACCTTAAGGGGGAATCGACGGACGGTAAGACCACCACCATGAAAGCGGCAACCTCTGTCTGCGGCGGGCCTGACTACTGGCAGACGTGGCGGGCAACCGGCAACGCGCTGGAGGGATGCGCCAGCCGCCGCAACGATGCCGCCATGATGCTTGATGAGATCCGGGAGGTGGACGGACGCGAGGCGGGTAATATCGCCTACATGCTGGCAAACGGTCAGGGCAAGGGCCGTGCCGGTACGGACGGTGAGCTGCGCACCCGTAAGCAGTGGCGGCTGCTGTTCTTTTCAACCGGCGAGCTGTCACTGACCGAACATGCGGCAAAAGCCGGTGAGCGTACCTTTGCCGGGATGGAAGTCAGGATGATCCAGATCCCCAGCGATTCCGGGAAATTTGGCGTATTTGAGGAGCTGCACGGCTTCGACAGCGGCAAGGCTCTGGCGGAACATCTGGAGTGGGCCACGTCCAGCTACTACGGTTCGCCGTTCAGGGAGTGGCTGAAAGCCCTGACCGCTGACCTTAACGGGCTGACGGCACAGGCAAAGTCACTGATGAAGGAATATACAGCCGCCCTGACCCCGAAAGATGCGGGTAATCAGGTAGGCCGGGCTGTGAACCGCTTTGCACTGGTGGCGATGGCGGGCGAGCTGGCAACCCGGCTGGGTATTACCGGCTGGCCTGAGGGTGAAGCGCTGCGGGCAACCCGCGTCTGCCTGAACGCATGGCTGAAAGATCGCGGGCACACCGCCAATCAGGAAGATATTGCCGCACTGGAGCAGGTACGCAGCTTCTTTACCGCGAATCAGTACAGCCGCTTTGCTGACTGGCACGACGAGCGTAACCGCCCCGGCAATATGGTGGGCTGGCGCAGGGTGGAGAAAGGCAGTACCGCGCAGGGCACGGAGGCCGTCACCACGTTCTACGTCATGCCGTCCGGCTGGAAAGAAATCTGCCGGGGATTTGACCCGCGCAAGGTGGCGCGTCTGTGCGCGGATCGTGGATACCTGCTGCCCTCCACCGATGGCAAGCTGCAGACAACCATTCGCCCGCCAGAGATGAATCCCCGCAGACTCTATGTCTTCAACAGCGAGGTGCCGGGTTAA
- a CDS encoding host cell division inhibitor Icd-like protein has product MAKQKCTWLFAAINRSQRNARPVMLRITADNERSARRRLAPDYVLSFAGRIPCGGEHA; this is encoded by the coding sequence ATGGCTAAACAGAAGTGTACCTGGTTATTTGCTGCGATCAACCGCAGTCAACGCAATGCCCGTCCTGTGATGTTAAGGATCACCGCAGATAACGAGCGGTCAGCGCGGCGCAGACTTGCCCCGGACTATGTGCTGAGCTTTGCCGGTCGCATTCCCTGCGGAGGTGAACATGCGTAA
- a CDS encoding helix-turn-helix domain-containing protein, whose translation MHLKERLTRKEAAEYIGVTPATMANWASTGKVCIPFYKAGLKKVIYLRTDLDEFISSTKRMHA comes from the coding sequence ATGCACTTGAAAGAACGACTCACAAGAAAGGAAGCTGCTGAATATATTGGTGTTACACCAGCCACCATGGCGAATTGGGCTAGTACAGGTAAAGTCTGTATACCATTCTATAAAGCGGGTTTGAAAAAGGTAATATATTTACGTACAGATTTAGATGAATTTATAAGCTCAACAAAAAGAATGCATGCTTAA
- a CDS encoding S-type pyocin domain-containing protein: MAAEKQAEEKRREEERERNRVFAKSCLRGNGCNDAGDRREPHTNFADMAFFQAISASDPATDTEALQHAQTAKKKKSEDIPKPKKRSALYRWWNGNHEEMDYQAAVATAAAATRAQTATAGASLLEQIAGRGLTYGTWAVRGAAGLGEIAVAGPGAPIAGLLVGMYPGRLNDGEQDFIDRMRAEQMREAPTRVRFTWEKDAKGNPVPRGWHTPLGRDNVRVRKMDYDSTLQAYTFTTEEEPRITIIWTPDNSGVNTPSNTGNHARSVLPNPVIVDPLPDNSGITATTSPAPEEKSFADYILILPVPDLPPIYIF; the protein is encoded by the coding sequence TTGGCAGCAGAAAAGCAGGCCGAAGAAAAACGCAGGGAGGAAGAAAGGGAGCGCAACCGGGTATTTGCAAAATCCTGCCTGCGCGGTAACGGCTGTAATGATGCTGGCGATCGGCGCGAACCCCACACCAATTTTGCTGATATGGCTTTTTTTCAGGCCATATCGGCCAGCGACCCGGCAACCGATACAGAAGCCCTCCAGCACGCGCAGACCGCCAAAAAGAAAAAGTCAGAAGATATTCCTAAACCGAAAAAACGCAGCGCTCTTTATCGCTGGTGGAACGGAAACCATGAAGAAATGGATTATCAGGCCGCCGTTGCAACTGCTGCAGCTGCTACCCGTGCGCAGACGGCCACGGCAGGCGCCAGCCTGCTGGAGCAAATAGCGGGCCGGGGGCTGACATATGGCACATGGGCGGTGCGCGGTGCTGCCGGGCTGGGAGAAATCGCCGTCGCTGGTCCTGGCGCACCGATCGCCGGTCTGCTGGTCGGGATGTATCCGGGCCGCCTGAACGACGGTGAGCAGGATTTTATCGACCGCATGCGCGCGGAACAGATGCGGGAAGCGCCAACCCGCGTGCGGTTTACGTGGGAGAAAGATGCGAAAGGGAACCCGGTACCGCGTGGCTGGCATACACCGCTGGGCCGGGATAACGTGCGCGTAAGAAAAATGGACTATGACAGCACGCTGCAGGCGTACACATTCACCACGGAGGAAGAACCGCGCATAACCATCATCTGGACGCCGGATAACAGCGGAGTTAACACGCCGTCGAATACGGGCAACCATGCGCGGTCGGTGCTGCCGAACCCGGTGATCGTTGACCCGCTGCCGGATAATAGCGGCATAACAGCCACCACCAGCCCGGCGCCGGAAGAAAAAAGCTTCGCGGATTACATCCTGATCCTGCCGGTGCCGGATCTGCCGCCGATTTATATTTTTTAA
- a CDS encoding bacteriocin immunity protein gives MTVQKTLSDYTEREFLDLVRKIYNAEGPTEEDDNRRVREFRRLTEHPSGSDLIFYPEEGKEDSPEGIVKEVKEWRIANGKPGFKES, from the coding sequence ATGACTGTTCAAAAAACATTGTCAGATTATACAGAGCGCGAATTTTTAGATTTAGTTCGTAAAATTTATAACGCAGAAGGTCCAACAGAAGAAGACGACAATCGCAGGGTAAGGGAATTCAGACGCCTTACCGAGCATCCATCGGGTTCAGATTTAATCTTCTATCCAGAGGAAGGTAAAGAGGATAGCCCAGAAGGGATCGTCAAAGAGGTCAAGGAGTGGCGTATAGCCAATGGCAAACCAGGCTTTAAAGAATCTTGA
- a CDS encoding DUF7683 domain-containing protein, which yields MNIIYTIDVYSKETEDLLSEIELPPEKAHEMADILGLKFTDREEFMCGIGVYNLTKKQALQLELLVGRMFFSDDVTLQISGGESRA from the coding sequence ATGAATATTATTTACACGATTGATGTTTACAGTAAAGAAACGGAAGACTTACTTTCCGAGATAGAGTTACCACCTGAAAAAGCCCATGAAATGGCTGATATCCTGGGATTAAAGTTCACTGACCGGGAAGAATTTATGTGTGGTATTGGGGTTTATAATCTGACAAAAAAACAGGCGCTCCAGCTCGAATTGTTAGTGGGTAGAATGTTTTTTTCAGACGACGTGACCCTGCAGATCTCTGGAGGCGAGAGCCGCGCGTAA